One region of Cydia fagiglandana chromosome 17, ilCydFagi1.1, whole genome shotgun sequence genomic DNA includes:
- the LOC134672567 gene encoding transcription factor ATOH8: MSTFISSATTQADAKDRILERDAGFVSGGDDDDSCSGPAHSDDSGVRLVESDLRKRDRTPPLLPPPKKRRLASGDEPSESTSPFRPWSFPEEPQREPLSLVKKSETSLLRQRRRPVEPPPPPLPPPSVEPRPGPPRVPPHPGVVAESSYTEKSKPREQRNYKNMTRERRIEANARERTRVHTISAAFDTLRKSVPAYSHNQKLSKLSVLRIACAYIAALSAAIDPEADLSSAVESVTQTIHTEGKLRKKKDDP, encoded by the coding sequence ATCGTATATTAGAGCGAGATGCCGGCTTCGTGTCGGGTGGCGACGACGACGATTCGTGCTCCGGCCCCGCCCACTCCGACGACTCCGGGGTCAGGCTCGTCGAGTCCGACCTGAGGAAGAGAGACCGCACACCACCTCTCCTTCCCCCGCCGAAAAAACGACGGCTCGCCTCCGGCGATGAACCGTCAGAAAGCACGAGCCCCTTCAGACCTTGGTCTTTCCCAGAAGAACCTCAAAGAGAACCGCTTTCATTAGTCAAGAAGAGTGAAACGAGTTTGCTCCGGCAAAGAAGAAGGCCGGTCGAACCTCCACCACCGCCATTACCTCCGCCAAGCGTCGAACCGAGACCTGGTCCGCCTCGAGTACCGCCTCATCCAGGCGTCGTCGCAGAATCCTCATACACAGAGAAATCAAAACCAAGAGAGCAAAGAAACTACAAAAACATGACTAGAGAACGAAGGATAGAAGCCAACGCCAGGGAAAGAACGAGAGTCCACACCATCAGCGCGGCTTTCGACACTTTAAGAAAGTCCGTGCCCGCCTACAGCCATAATCAGAAGCTATCCAAGCTGTCTGTCCTCCGAATAGCTTGCGCGTACATCGCTGCGCTGTCAGCGGCGATAGACCCCGAAGCTGATCTCTCCTCGGCAGTGGAATCCGTGACGCAAACGATACACACGGAAGGGAAGTTAAGAAAAAAGAAAGACGATCCTTAG